A genome region from Bradyrhizobium commune includes the following:
- a CDS encoding SDR family NAD(P)-dependent oxidoreductase produces the protein MAIRFDGRVAIVTGAGNGLGKAHALGLASRGAKVVVNDFGGARDGSGGSLSPAEAVVEEIRKAGGTAMADGADVSNFEQVTAMVERTTKEWGSVDLMCANAGILRDKSFGKMEAADFQKVLDVHLVGTFYCCKAAWAGMRDRNYGRIVLTTSSSGLYGNFGQANYGAAKSGMIGLMNVLAEEGRKNNIRVNIISPTAATRMTEELLPPQALQLMKPNAITPAVEYMLSEDAPTRTIMGAGAGSFAVIKILESEGINLPESEWTPDAVAAHFAEISDMSKAKALAGAFEQTQKYVAQAAARAGIKL, from the coding sequence ATGGCAATCAGGTTTGACGGACGCGTCGCCATCGTCACCGGCGCGGGCAATGGTCTCGGCAAGGCGCACGCTTTGGGCCTCGCCAGCCGCGGCGCGAAAGTCGTGGTCAACGATTTCGGCGGCGCGCGTGACGGCTCGGGCGGCTCGCTCTCGCCGGCGGAAGCTGTAGTCGAGGAGATCCGCAAAGCCGGCGGCACGGCGATGGCTGACGGCGCCGACGTTTCCAATTTCGAGCAGGTCACCGCGATGGTCGAGCGCACCACCAAGGAGTGGGGCAGCGTCGATCTGATGTGCGCCAATGCCGGCATTTTGCGCGACAAGTCATTCGGCAAGATGGAAGCAGCCGATTTCCAGAAGGTGCTCGATGTGCATCTCGTCGGCACCTTCTATTGCTGCAAGGCGGCCTGGGCTGGCATGCGCGACCGCAATTACGGCCGCATCGTGCTGACCACCTCGTCCTCCGGCCTCTACGGCAATTTCGGCCAGGCCAATTACGGCGCGGCGAAGTCCGGCATGATCGGGTTGATGAATGTGCTCGCGGAAGAGGGTCGCAAGAACAACATCCGCGTCAACATCATCTCGCCGACGGCAGCGACCCGCATGACCGAAGAGTTGTTGCCGCCGCAGGCGTTGCAGCTGATGAAGCCGAACGCGATCACGCCAGCGGTCGAATACATGCTGAGCGAGGACGCGCCGACCCGCACCATCATGGGTGCCGGTGCCGGCTCCTTCGCGGTGATCAAGATTCTTGAGAGCGAAGGCATCAACCTGCCGGAGTCCGAATGGACCCCGGATGCGGTAGCCGCGCATTTCGCCGAGATCAGCGACATGTCGAAGGCCAAGGCGCTGGCCGGGGCATTCGAGCAGACGCAGAAATACGTCGCGCAGGCCGCGGCCCGGGCGGGGATCAAGCTCTGA
- a CDS encoding MaoC family dehydratase — protein MNEVWKKPPLAMDAYQAMVGKEIGVSSWHLIDQPRIDAYADVIEDHQFIHVDPERAKKETDFGTTIAHGFLTMSLLSIMSYEVMPVIAGATMGVNYGFDKLRFISPVRSGKRVRGRFVLAEARLRKPNEFQTRTNVTVEIEGEDKPALVAEWLGLTYFA, from the coding sequence GTGAACGAAGTCTGGAAGAAGCCGCCGCTGGCCATGGACGCCTATCAGGCCATGGTCGGCAAGGAAATCGGCGTGTCATCATGGCACCTGATCGACCAGCCCCGCATCGACGCCTATGCCGACGTGATCGAGGATCACCAGTTCATCCATGTTGACCCCGAAAGGGCGAAGAAGGAAACCGACTTCGGCACCACCATCGCGCACGGCTTTCTCACGATGTCGCTGCTGTCGATCATGTCCTATGAGGTGATGCCAGTCATCGCCGGCGCCACGATGGGCGTCAATTACGGCTTCGACAAGCTGCGCTTCATCTCCCCGGTGCGTTCGGGCAAGCGCGTCCGCGGCCGCTTCGTGCTCGCCGAAGCCAGGCTGCGGAAGCCCAACGAATTTCAGACTCGCACCAACGTCACGGTGGAAATCGAAGGCGAGGACAAGCCCGCGCTAGTCGCGGAGTGGCTTGGGTTGACCTATTTTGCCTGA